Below is a genomic region from Bacteroidota bacterium.
TCACGATAACACAAATTCAGAGGTCTATTCCGATTCCCTTTCGGGTGCCTATGCCCGTCTGATTTTTCCGGGATCGTATAACCTGACAGTTTCTGCACCCGGATATCAGACACTCACCATCGACAATGTGGCTGTTCCTGCAGGGGTGAAAACTCCACTCGACATCACTCTTTATCCTGTCGGCTGGACTCCGGTTGAACTGACTTCATTCTCTTCCGAAACGGTAACGGGGGGAGTGAAACTCTTCTGGACAACGGCAACCGAGACAAACAACTCCCGTTTTGATATCGAAATGTCGAAAGATGGTTCCAATTTTGAGGTGGTGTCATCTGTCAGAGGTGCCGGCACTTCCACAACACACAACAGTTACGAAGCGACAGTTCCTCTTTCTGAAAAAGGGACATACCACTTCCGGTTGAAACAGATCGACCTCGACGGCTCGTTCACGAACAGCAACACAATTCAGGCTGAATACGGCGTTATCGGCAGTTTTGTGCTCGATCAGAACTACCCGAACCCCTTTAATTCTTCCACGGTTCTCAACTTTTCACTACCCTCTGCCTCACATGTCACTCTGATTGTCTGGTCAATCGAGGGACAGGAAATTGATAAAAAAGACCTCGGAACAATGGAAGCGGGTAACCACTCTCTCAGATATGAGGCAGCAAACCTGACGAGCGGAAACTACATATTCAGATTGAATGCGGGGAGTTTTACCGCTTCAAGAAAATTCACATATCTAAAATAACAGGACTACGGAGCAACCCAAGATGATGTTAAAGCAGCTTTTCTTTCTCGTTTTTACCACCATTTCAATTTTCTCGCAGTATGCGGGCATCAACCTCGATACCGTAAAAGCCGGAAAATGGGATATGGGGAGGATGTGGACTTTTGAAAAACCGCCTGTCGACTACTTTGACAAAACCTACAATTTCCGACCGTCAGAGGAATGGTTAACAAAAGTAAGAAGAGCTGCACTTCGTTTCGGTGGAGGTTGCACTGCCTCCTTCATCTCCGAAGACGGTCTCATAATGACCAACCACCACTGCGCCAGAAATATCATCTACAAAGGTCAAAAGGAGGGTGAAGACTTCCTGAGAGACGGATTTTATGCCGGAACTGACGAAAACGAGAGAAGAATCCCCGATCTTTCCATCGAACAGCTCGTTTATATAGAGGATGTTACCGAAAAAATAAACGATGCCCTCGTTACCGCCAAAACAGACGAAGAAAGAATCGCCATCAAAAAAGCTAAATCGGAAGAACTCATCGATGAGGCTACTGAAAAGAATCCCGGACTCAATTTCATGGTCGTTCCCCTTTACAACGGAGGAAGGAACTCCCTTTACGGCTACAAAAAATATGATGATGTGCGGCTCGTTTTTGCTCCCGACCTCAGAACCGCAAAACTCGGCGGCGACTACGACAATTTCACCTTCCCGAGATACGGACTCGATTGCATGTTCTTCCGTGCCTACGAAAACGGCAAGCCGATAAAAACAGATGACTGGTTTGCGTGGAGTGAAAAAGGAGCAGATGAAGGCGAAGCTGTTTTTGTGATCGGAAATCCCGGCAGCACCTCCCGCCTCAACACCATTGCACAGATGGAGTTTGAGCGGGACTACCTCAATCTCCCTGTGGTTGAATGGCTGAGTGAACTCTACAAAATCATTGAACAGCAGGTGCTCAACGGAAACACAGAAAACTACAAACTTATCGCCGAACTTTATTCCATCGGCAACGGTCTGAAAGTTTACGACGGTATTTATAAAGGTCTGAACGACCAGTATCTCGTTGCCCGCAAGAAGGATTTTGAGAAGAATTTCAAAGCGGCAGTCATGGCGAATCCCGCTCTGAAAGAAAAATACGGGCACATCTGGGACGAAGTTGCCGAAGGACGCGAACGGCTGAAACCGATTGCAAGAGAGCTTTTTGGATATAACTTCAACCGCAGATATTCACCCGAACTTTTCCGGATAGCTTCCACCCTGGTAACTGTTGCCGAAGGGAAAAAATCGAATCCTGACAAGTTCACAGTGGAAAAACTTGATTCCATCGCCGCTACATTTTTCCCTGCGTCCATGAATCTCGAAACGCAGGAACGCTACCTCCAGGTGCAGGTGAATCTCATTCTCCGCAATCTCTCAGGGAACAAGGAATTGATGGAGCTCCTCTTTGCGGGAAAAACGGGAAGTGAAGCGAAGAAACAACTGCTCGCCGGCACAAAACTTATGGACAAATCGTACAGAGATAAACTCCTTAAAGGTTCATCAGATGATATTTTGAACTCAACCGATCCTGTAATTAAATTCATCCTCACGGCTAAGAAAAAACTTGCCGAATACGGAAAGATCAACAAGGAAGTGTTGTCGCGCGATCAGGTAAACAACAGCATGCTCGGTGAAGCCCTTTTCAAAGTTTACGGAGAGTCGATTCCCCCCGATGCCACCTTTACACTCAGAATCAATGACGGTGTGGTAAAAGGGTACAATTACAACGGAACAGTTGCACCCGTAAAAACCACTTTTTATGGTGTTTTGGACAGATATTACTCATTCGGGAAGAAATTTCCATTTAACCTCCCAAAAATCTGGGAGAACCTGCCAAAAGAGTTTGATCTCTCGACACCACTTAATTTCATTACCACAAACGACATCATTGGCGGCAATTCAGGTTCACCGATGATCAATAAAGAAGGTAAAATCGTTGGACTCGTCTTCGACGGTAATGTGGAATCCCTCACCGCCGACTTCATCTACACCGACGAAGCCAACAGAGCCATCGCCGTCCACTCACAGGGCATGGTCGAAGCCATCTCAGACCTCTATGGGGCTAAAAAACTCGCACAGGAGATAGTGAAAGGGAAGAGGTAAGTAGCGAAGTAGCGGAGAATCGGAGTAGCGGATGATCAAAAAATTCAAAACCTTTGAAGAAGCTCAGCAGGATCTTTGGTGTTTTAACCCCGACGAAGCTTATTACAAAAGAGTAAAAGAATTTTATGAACTCACCTCTCACCTGAGGAAATTCAAAGTACACAAAGGTGTCCTGAAATTTAAAACCTTCGAGGAAGCCCAGGCACACCGGGAGAGTATGAGAATCAAGTAGCAGAGGTGGAGAATCAGAGTAGCACAGAAAATAATACCTAATACCTAAACCCTAATACCTTCAAAAAGCCCTTGTGGCGACATGTGGGTAGAAACAGGTATAAACTGTAATCTATGAACTATTAGCTGTCCTGAAGGTTGAATTTCGGAAAAGGAGCGACAATCGTCCCGATTGTCCAACCGGGAAGCTTCCATTTAACAAAAAATAATACCTTATACCTAATACATTAAATTGGTTACCATAAAATGAAAAAAACTCTCTTCCTTTTAATATTTCTCTCGGTAATCGCTTTGGCACAGGATGCCATTCCCTCCATCAAGGAATTTGAGAAAACAAAAAGCGATATCAACCGGACGGGGATGCTCGTTCTCGGAGGATGGGCGTTGGCAAACATTGTTTCGGGTACCACCCTCAATTTCACCTTGCAGGGAGAAGCCAAATATTTCAATCAGTTTAATGCCCTCTGGAACACCGTAAACCTCGGTCTTGCGATAAACGGACTTCTGAACACAGGTACTGACTCCCTCTCCCTTTACAATTCCGTAACCGGGCATCAGACACTTCAAAACATATTCGTTCTTAATGCCGGGCTCGACCTCGCATACATCGCCACCGGCTTCTTCCTCAAAGAAAAAGCTAAATCCTCCGAAAAGAAAGAACTCCTCACAGGATACGGCAACAGCCTTCTCGTTCAGGGTGCCTTCCTCCTCGTCTTTGATGCCGCAATGTATTTTGTCCACCAGAACAATGCGAATGTAACCCTTTACCCGCTACTTGGTACCATCACCGATCCCGGAGTGGGGATTGGGATGAGGGTGGGGGTGGGGTTTTAGGGGGAGACCATATCTAACCATGCCTTACAAAAACTACACAGCCACCATATCGCTCGATGAAGAATCCAAAACATTCTCCGGCGAAGTGATCAACATTAAAGATGTGATAACTTTTCAAGCCGAATCCTTGACCGAACTGGAAAAAGCATTTCACGATTCAGTGGATGACTATATTGAATTCTGCCACTCCCTGAACGAAGAACCCGAAAACCCGACCTTATAAACCTGTCTCACGGGTTGCTACAAAGAATTTAATCTTCTGATCACAAATCGTTCCGGAATTTATTAAATTCGTCATTGGAATTTTTCGTTTCCTGAAATTTTCGAGCTAAAAAACCAAAAACGATCTTAAGTGAGATTATGCTGACAATTGAAGAAGTCAAGAAATTAATTGAAGTAATGGAGTCCGACAGGATTGAGTGGACAACTTCAACCGAGGAGAAGAAACTCGGGCAGGCAATTTGTGCTTTCTCGAATGATTTTTCCTGCCGCAGATTACCCGGTTATATTCTGATTGGAGTTAATGACCATGGCAAAATAGCAAATCAGACGATAGACGATCGAATCCTGCAAAACCTTGGTGCTATCCGCTCTGATGGTAACATCCTTCCACAGCCCGTAATAGTTGTTAGTGATGTATATAAATTCCCCGAAGGAGATGTTGTATATATTGAGGTGCAACCTTCAGAATTCCCTCCGGTCAGATACAAAGGGCAATGTTGGATAAGAGTTGGTCCTCGCAAAGCGGTAGCTAACGAAACCGAAGAAAAATTACTCATAGAGAAACGAATATCCGGTGCCAAAAACTTTGACATGCAACCAAATCTGGAAAGCAGTATAGATGATCTGGATATAAATGCATTTAAATTGGTTTATCAGCCAATTGCTGTGGATCAGGAAACTATTGCATCAAATAACAGAAGTATCGAACAACAACTCGCATCGTTAAGATTCTATGACCAAAAGTCTGGATTGCCAACCAATGCAGGTCTTTTAACTCTCGGTTATAATACAATATTTTTCTTCCCCGGAGCCTATATACAATTTCTTAAGTACGATGGTGTGGAAGTATCTCCATCCCCGAGGGATCAAAAGTTCTCTGGGCCATTAATTTCCTTATTAAAAAATCTTGATGACTTTATAAAAACGAATATAGTCATGAAAAAGCCGGTTGATGACGGAACAATGAGGGATGAATATTATGAAAACTACCCCTACCGCGCATTGAGAGAACTGGTTCTTAATGCAATAATGCACAGAAATTATGAATCAAATTCCCCGATTTATATAAATGAATTTGATGACCGGATCGAAATTACGAATCCGGGCGGATTGTTTGGTGAAGTGTCACCCGAAAATTTCCCTGATGCAAGTTCATACAGAAATCCGGTAATTTCGGAAGTGATGCGTGTATTGGGATATGTGAATAAATATAATTTCGGCATTCGTTTCTCGAATCAACTACTTGAGAAAAACGGGAACGGGCTTGCTGAGTTTGTTATAAATGATCCCCGAAGGTTTTCAGTAACGATTAAGAAAAGTAAAATATGGCTCGAATCGTAACTTTCTTTAATAATAAAGGAGGAGTTGGTAAGACAACCCTGGTATATCATACTGCTTGGATGATGTCAGAACTTGGTTACAGGGTACTTGTTGTCGATTTAGACCCTCAGTCTAATCTTACGGCAGCTTTTTTATCCTCTGAAAGGATGGAAGAAATTTATATCGGTGAAACAAGTGAATTGACAATTCTGCACTCATTAAAGCCAGTAATCGAAGGTGAACCTTTCATATCCCCGCATATAGAGGAAATAAGTGAAAAAATATCTTTGATACCGGGAGATCTTGCACTTTCAGCAGTGGAGGATAATCTCAGTGATGCATGGACAAAGTGCTTAAACGGGGATGCTTATGCTTTTAAAGTTACATCAATTTTTAATTCGATAATTGAAGATTCTGTTGCAAGGATTAATCCGGATTTAGTATTGGTCGATATTGGCCCCAATCTTGGAGCATTGAACCGGAGTGTCCTTATTGCCACTGACTATATTATTATTCCGGTAGCCCCTGACCTCTTTTCACTTCAAGGTCTAAAAAATATTGGTGAAACTCTAACAAAATGGCGTTTGGAATGGGGTGAAAGAGCGACAAAAAATCCCAAACCTACTCAAATCAAGTCTCCTGCCAGAGGGATGAAAGCATCCGGTTATGTAATCCTTCAACATTCCGCAAGAGAGAACCGTCCTGTTAAAGCTTATCTGAAATGGTCTCAAAGAATACCCGATATTTATCATTCCAGAGTATTGAAGGACAGCACACAGCCCGCATCAATCGAAGTTGATGAAAGTTGTCTGGGACTCCTTAAGCATTATCACAGCCTGGCACCAATGGCTATGGAAGCGCGTAAACCCATGTTCCTGCTAAAGCCGGCAGATGGTGCCATTGGGGCGCATATGACAGCAGTACTGAAATGTTATGAGGACTTCAAATCACTAACAGAGAGTGTTTTAAGTGCGTGTGGGGAAGTCGAACCTAAACGAGAATAAAAAAGTGTTGTTCCCACTCCCCCCTCAAATAATTTCATTTTTTTCTTTTTAATTCACGGGCTATTCTAATATTTCGATTTTTTTTCGTAAATTGGAGATTAATCAATCCGCTTTCATCAAAACCCCAAAATTGTATTTAATAAGTGTGTAAACAATAAAATATGGAACTGCTATGAAAAAAATTGGAATTTTATTCGGTATGGAAGAAACCTTTCCACCGGCGTTTGTGGAGAGAGTAAACTCGAAGAAGGAAAAGGATATTGTTGCCGAGTTTGTACAGATAGACAAGGTAATGCAGGGACAGCCGGGCGGCTACTCGGTGATTATCGACAGGATTTCACAGGATGTCCCCTTCTACCGCGCTTATCTGAAAAATGAAGCGATTACCGGAACTTCCGTTATCAATAATCCATTCTGGTGGAGTGCAGACGACAAATTTTTCAACAATGCGCTCGCCCTTGCTGTCGGTGTTGCAGTTCCAAAAACGGTAATACTCCCCTCAAATGTTCATCCTACTGACACAACAACAAAATCGTTCAGAAATCTGAAATACCCTCTCGACTGGGACGGCATCTTTAATTATATCGGATTTCCTGCGTTTTTCAAGCCTTTTGCAGGTGGCGGTTGGAAAAATGTTTACAGAATTGAAGACAAGGAACAGTTTTTCAAAGCGTACAACGAGACGGGTCAACTGGTTATGATGCTTCAGGAGGAGATACAGTTCACCGATTATTTCCGTTGCTACTGCATCGACAGGAAAGATGTGCGGATAATGGCTTACGATCCAAAACAGCCGCACCACCTCCGCTATGTAAGGGAAAAACAGCATCACGGTAAAGCACTTCTTGCCAAAATAAAGGAAGGTGTGATGAAACTGAACAATGCTCTCGGCTACGATTTCAATACAGTTGAATTCGCGGTTCGGGACGGCGTTCCATATGCGATCGATTTCTGCAATCCCGCTCCCGATGCGGATGTCTATTCAGTAGGCGAAGAAAATTTTGAATGGGTGGTGGAAGCCGCCGCAAACATGGCAATAAGAAGAGCAAAAAAAGCAAAAGCTAACAAATTTAATACCGTCTGGGGCGACTTCGTTAAAAGTGCTGCCCAGGGAAACATAATCGAGTGAGGCACCATGTCCAACAGTCCAACATTTACCCTTGGAGTTGAAGAGGAATTTCAGATTATTGATCCTCATTCCAGGGAATTGAAATCGCACATACAGGAGATATTTGAAGACGGCGAACTGATACTCAAAGAGTTTCTGAAGCCCGAAATGCACCAGTCGGTTGTGGAAACGGGTACGGGTGTCTGTAAAAATGTTAAAGAGGCAAAATCGGAAGTGTTCCGCCTTCGCAGCGAACTTGCCAAGCTTGCTTTCAAAAACAATTTAAGAATTGCAGCCGCAGGAACTCATCCATTCTCACACTGGAAGGACCAGAGAATAACCGAACATCCCCGCTATAAACAGGTGGTGGATGACATGCAGCTTGTTGCCCGTGCCAATCTGATATTCGGACTCCATGTCCATGTCGGAGTTGAAGACCGCGAAACGGCAATTCACATCATGAATGCCGCCCGCTATTTTCTGCCGCACATCTTTGCCCTTTCCACCAATTCCCCCTTTTGGGTGGGAAGAAACACAGGCTTCAGGTCGTATCGTGTGAAGGTATTCGACAGATTCCCGAGAACGGGCATTCCCGACTATTTCATGTCGATTGGCGAATATGACAACTATGTTAACCTTTTGGTCAAGACCAACTGTATCGACAATGCGAAAAAAATCTGGTGGGATATCAGGCTTCACCCCTTCTTCCCGACGATTGAGTTCCGCATCTGCGACATCCCGATGAGGGCTGATGAGACCATCGCACTTACTGCACTTATGCAGGCGGTGGTTGTGAAACTCTACAGACTG
It encodes:
- a CDS encoding carboxylate-amine ligase codes for the protein MSNSPTFTLGVEEEFQIIDPHSRELKSHIQEIFEDGELILKEFLKPEMHQSVVETGTGVCKNVKEAKSEVFRLRSELAKLAFKNNLRIAAAGTHPFSHWKDQRITEHPRYKQVVDDMQLVARANLIFGLHVHVGVEDRETAIHIMNAARYFLPHIFALSTNSPFWVGRNTGFRSYRVKVFDRFPRTGIPDYFMSIGEYDNYVNLLVKTNCIDNAKKIWWDIRLHPFFPTIEFRICDIPMRADETIALTALMQAVVVKLYRLIRQNLGFRLYRRALIAENKFRASRYGITGKLIDFGKREEVPTVDLIHELLEFVDDVIDDLDSREEIEYVHRILEMGTGADRQLAVWEQSYDLKNVTDYIIDETHKGLNLSS
- a CDS encoding S46 family peptidase, producing MMLKQLFFLVFTTISIFSQYAGINLDTVKAGKWDMGRMWTFEKPPVDYFDKTYNFRPSEEWLTKVRRAALRFGGGCTASFISEDGLIMTNHHCARNIIYKGQKEGEDFLRDGFYAGTDENERRIPDLSIEQLVYIEDVTEKINDALVTAKTDEERIAIKKAKSEELIDEATEKNPGLNFMVVPLYNGGRNSLYGYKKYDDVRLVFAPDLRTAKLGGDYDNFTFPRYGLDCMFFRAYENGKPIKTDDWFAWSEKGADEGEAVFVIGNPGSTSRLNTIAQMEFERDYLNLPVVEWLSELYKIIEQQVLNGNTENYKLIAELYSIGNGLKVYDGIYKGLNDQYLVARKKDFEKNFKAAVMANPALKEKYGHIWDEVAEGRERLKPIARELFGYNFNRRYSPELFRIASTLVTVAEGKKSNPDKFTVEKLDSIAATFFPASMNLETQERYLQVQVNLILRNLSGNKELMELLFAGKTGSEAKKQLLAGTKLMDKSYRDKLLKGSSDDILNSTDPVIKFILTAKKKLAEYGKINKEVLSRDQVNNSMLGEALFKVYGESIPPDATFTLRINDGVVKGYNYNGTVAPVKTTFYGVLDRYYSFGKKFPFNLPKIWENLPKEFDLSTPLNFITTNDIIGGNSGSPMINKEGKIVGLVFDGNVESLTADFIYTDEANRAIAVHSQGMVEAISDLYGAKKLAQEIVKGKR
- a CDS encoding type II toxin-antitoxin system HicB family antitoxin, with the translated sequence MPYKNYTATISLDEESKTFSGEVINIKDVITFQAESLTELEKAFHDSVDDYIEFCHSLNEEPENPTL
- a CDS encoding putative DNA binding domain-containing protein, with translation MLTIEEVKKLIEVMESDRIEWTTSTEEKKLGQAICAFSNDFSCRRLPGYILIGVNDHGKIANQTIDDRILQNLGAIRSDGNILPQPVIVVSDVYKFPEGDVVYIEVQPSEFPPVRYKGQCWIRVGPRKAVANETEEKLLIEKRISGAKNFDMQPNLESSIDDLDINAFKLVYQPIAVDQETIASNNRSIEQQLASLRFYDQKSGLPTNAGLLTLGYNTIFFFPGAYIQFLKYDGVEVSPSPRDQKFSGPLISLLKNLDDFIKTNIVMKKPVDDGTMRDEYYENYPYRALRELVLNAIMHRNYESNSPIYINEFDDRIEITNPGGLFGEVSPENFPDASSYRNPVISEVMRVLGYVNKYNFGIRFSNQLLEKNGNGLAEFVINDPRRFSVTIKKSKIWLES
- a CDS encoding AAA family ATPase; the protein is MARIVTFFNNKGGVGKTTLVYHTAWMMSELGYRVLVVDLDPQSNLTAAFLSSERMEEIYIGETSELTILHSLKPVIEGEPFISPHIEEISEKISLIPGDLALSAVEDNLSDAWTKCLNGDAYAFKVTSIFNSIIEDSVARINPDLVLVDIGPNLGALNRSVLIATDYIIIPVAPDLFSLQGLKNIGETLTKWRLEWGERATKNPKPTQIKSPARGMKASGYVILQHSARENRPVKAYLKWSQRIPDIYHSRVLKDSTQPASIEVDESCLGLLKHYHSLAPMAMEARKPMFLLKPADGAIGAHMTAVLKCYEDFKSLTESVLSACGEVEPKRE